Proteins encoded within one genomic window of uncultured Sphingopyxis sp.:
- the gor gene encoding glutathione-disulfide reductase gives MSDFDYDLFVIGAGSGGVRASRIAASHGARVAVAEEYRVGGTCVIRGCVPKKLLVYGAHFAEDIHDARKFGWDVPDCKFDWPVLRDNVLAEVDRLEGLYGQTLDNHKVTVLKTRATVAGPQKIRLADGTEVTAERILIATGGWPHVPEFPGSEHAITSNEVFHLDALPKRIIIAGGGYIANEFAGIFNEFGSKVTIVNRGDAILRGYDEQIRDRLLQISMTKGIDFKFNAPFQSIDKKDDGTLIVHLEGCDPIEADAVLMATGRTPNTKGLGLEEAGVELDDKGAVKVDERNQSSVPSIFAVGDVTDRIQLTPVAIREGQAFADSFYGEKPTVVDYSNVPSAVFSHPPIGAVGMTEAEARNKLGSIRVYTSDFRAMKNVLAGRNERALYKMIVNAATDQVVGLHMIGPDAPEILQAAAIAVKAGLTKADFDATVALHPSMAEELVLLK, from the coding sequence ATGAGCGATTTCGACTATGATCTCTTCGTCATCGGCGCGGGATCGGGCGGTGTCCGCGCCTCGCGCATCGCCGCCTCGCACGGCGCGCGCGTCGCGGTGGCGGAGGAGTATCGGGTCGGCGGCACCTGCGTCATCCGCGGCTGCGTGCCCAAGAAACTGCTCGTCTATGGCGCCCATTTCGCCGAGGATATCCACGACGCGCGCAAGTTCGGCTGGGACGTGCCCGACTGCAAGTTCGACTGGCCGGTGCTGCGCGACAATGTGCTCGCCGAGGTCGACCGGCTGGAAGGCCTCTATGGACAGACCCTCGACAATCACAAGGTGACGGTGCTCAAGACGCGTGCAACGGTCGCCGGTCCGCAGAAGATACGCCTCGCCGACGGGACCGAAGTCACCGCCGAGCGCATCCTGATCGCGACCGGCGGCTGGCCGCACGTTCCCGAGTTTCCGGGCAGCGAACATGCGATCACCTCGAACGAGGTCTTTCACTTGGATGCGCTGCCGAAGCGGATCATCATCGCGGGTGGCGGTTATATCGCCAACGAATTCGCGGGCATCTTCAACGAATTCGGCAGCAAGGTGACGATCGTCAATCGCGGCGACGCCATCCTGCGCGGCTATGACGAACAGATCCGCGACCGGCTGCTCCAGATTTCGATGACCAAGGGCATCGATTTCAAGTTCAACGCGCCTTTCCAGTCGATCGACAAGAAGGACGACGGGACGCTCATCGTCCATCTCGAGGGCTGCGATCCGATCGAGGCCGACGCCGTGCTAATGGCGACCGGGCGCACTCCGAACACCAAGGGCCTAGGGCTCGAAGAGGCCGGGGTCGAACTCGACGACAAGGGCGCGGTCAAGGTCGACGAGCGGAACCAGTCGTCGGTGCCGAGCATCTTTGCGGTCGGCGACGTCACCGATCGTATCCAGCTTACTCCTGTCGCGATCCGCGAAGGGCAGGCCTTCGCCGACAGCTTCTACGGCGAAAAGCCGACTGTGGTCGATTACAGCAACGTCCCCAGCGCGGTGTTCAGCCATCCGCCCATCGGCGCGGTCGGGATGACCGAGGCCGAGGCGCGCAACAAGCTGGGCTCGATCCGCGTCTACACCAGCGATTTTCGCGCGATGAAGAATGTCCTCGCGGGGCGCAACGAGCGCGCGCTTTACAAGATGATCGTCAACGCCGCGACCGACCAGGTCGTCGGCCTCCACATGATCGGCCCCGATGCCCCCGAAATCCTGCAGGCGGCGGCGATCGCGGTGAAGGCGGGGCTGACCAAGGCCGATTTCGACGCGACGGTCGCGCTGCACCCGAGCATGGCCGAGGAGCTGGTGCTGCTGAAATAA
- a CDS encoding LuxR C-terminal-related transcriptional regulator codes for MLSVEEFPGRSTSPLRKMATLVSAIGQDEFATSALDALDEAVGVDHLSLLRINAKGDVDFRAATSVGGSHLSDAVSREYFHRFTHLDPVRSVSRRRMVPGGYLLVRVTGKDVLNASYRQACYTNPDIGERLTIFSRVNGLDYQINLYRVSSRGRFGEDAPQFLSGVAEILLPAIMRHADLISGPGEGRVRRLSLEALEHRVRRLNDKLSDREIDVCSRMLYGQSIEGTALDLEISQTSVVTYRRRAYAKLGITCHNELFALAM; via the coding sequence ATGCTGTCTGTCGAGGAATTTCCGGGGCGAAGTACATCGCCGCTGCGAAAGATGGCAACATTGGTGTCTGCGATCGGGCAGGACGAGTTCGCCACTTCCGCGCTCGACGCGCTCGACGAGGCGGTGGGCGTCGACCATCTGTCGCTACTGCGCATCAACGCCAAGGGCGATGTCGATTTCCGCGCCGCCACCAGTGTTGGCGGCAGCCATTTGAGCGACGCCGTTTCGCGCGAATATTTTCACCGTTTCACGCATCTGGACCCGGTCAGATCGGTCAGCCGCCGCCGGATGGTACCGGGCGGCTATCTGCTGGTCCGTGTAACGGGCAAGGACGTGCTCAACGCTTCGTATCGGCAGGCCTGTTATACCAATCCCGACATCGGCGAACGCCTGACAATCTTTTCGCGCGTGAACGGCCTCGATTACCAGATCAATTTATATCGTGTGTCGAGCCGCGGACGCTTCGGCGAGGACGCGCCTCAGTTTCTTTCGGGCGTCGCCGAAATCCTACTCCCCGCGATCATGCGTCACGCGGATTTGATATCGGGTCCCGGCGAAGGCCGTGTTCGACGCCTGTCGCTGGAAGCGCTGGAGCATCGCGTTCGCCGTCTGAACGACAAGCTCAGCGATCGCGAGATCGATGTCTGCTCGCGCATGCTGTATGGTCAGTCGATCGAGGGGACTGCGCTCGATCTTGAAATCAGCCAGACAAGCGTCGTCACCTACCGCCGGCGAGCCTATGCCAAGCTCGGTATTACCTGTCACAACGAACTCTTCGCACTCGCCATGTAA
- a CDS encoding asparagine synthase C-terminal domain-containing protein codes for MTRPRYLAILDPLETGAAERMAARSGALGLVYRTTHTTVLAGAETPFLRDKGTGILIGRLFAKADGREIKALPSPIASGDARSLIGDYWGDYLILGELPARSVLQAIRAPSGTLQAYRIRQGPVTYLTSDVEIALEYGLIIPAINWHFVAYHLAFLHLRSAATGLAGLDEMMPGEVLRLDGGRATTRSLWTPWAFAAPERRVAAMDEASNLVANAVRNSIKALVRPADRVLLELSGGLDSSIIAAALSEAGREIVALNLATSDPGGDERDYARTMAAHCAISLCEAQVEEAIDLTADVPALTARPGLPAMLRSADSVFSRLAREENLTAYVSGTGGDCVFCSLSSAAPAADYLRSHGPKAALATIVRDIAAIHRTNSWHVTRLMLKQLLNRKSRAAWRRNEEFLNEDRLPSMPPAHPWLDGQDRALSGTRAHVRAIIAANAHLDGYGRQEIAPSLYPLLSQPVVEACLAVPTWLWVEGGYDRAVARNAFSRSLPAAIVTRRTKGSMDAFCARIFDQHRMRLLPFLLDGLLASAGFLDRPAIEAYLTRPFGNRDDRFYHLLPIADTEAWARGVQARSS; via the coding sequence GTGACCCGCCCCCGCTATCTGGCGATCCTAGATCCGCTCGAAACCGGTGCGGCGGAGAGGATGGCCGCCCGAAGCGGCGCGCTTGGCCTCGTCTATCGGACGACGCATACGACGGTTCTGGCGGGAGCGGAGACGCCTTTCCTCAGAGACAAGGGCACCGGGATCCTCATCGGACGGCTGTTTGCGAAGGCGGACGGCCGCGAGATCAAAGCCTTGCCGTCTCCGATCGCCTCGGGAGACGCCCGGTCGTTGATCGGCGACTATTGGGGCGATTATCTTATTCTGGGCGAGCTGCCGGCTCGGTCAGTACTCCAGGCGATCCGAGCTCCATCAGGAACGCTACAGGCCTATCGCATCCGTCAAGGTCCAGTCACCTATCTCACGTCCGATGTCGAGATTGCGCTCGAATACGGCCTGATCATTCCCGCCATCAACTGGCACTTCGTTGCCTATCACCTTGCTTTTCTCCACCTTCGGTCTGCGGCCACCGGCCTTGCCGGCCTCGACGAAATGATGCCGGGAGAAGTGCTCCGTCTCGACGGCGGGCGTGCAACGACGCGCAGTCTTTGGACGCCATGGGCCTTTGCTGCACCAGAGCGGCGCGTTGCCGCGATGGATGAGGCGAGCAATCTCGTAGCCAACGCGGTCCGCAACTCAATCAAGGCCTTGGTCCGGCCAGCCGACCGGGTCCTCCTCGAACTATCTGGCGGGCTCGATTCTTCCATCATCGCAGCCGCGTTGTCCGAAGCCGGCCGGGAAATCGTCGCACTTAATCTCGCCACGTCGGATCCCGGTGGTGACGAGCGGGATTATGCACGCACTATGGCGGCGCATTGCGCTATTTCTCTATGTGAAGCGCAGGTCGAAGAGGCCATCGATCTGACCGCCGACGTCCCGGCCCTGACCGCGCGTCCCGGTCTGCCCGCCATGCTGCGTTCGGCCGATTCGGTGTTTTCTCGGTTAGCGAGAGAGGAAAATCTTACCGCCTACGTCAGCGGCACCGGTGGCGACTGCGTCTTTTGTTCGCTGAGTAGCGCCGCCCCCGCCGCCGACTATTTGAGATCGCACGGACCGAAAGCAGCCCTCGCAACGATCGTGCGCGATATCGCGGCCATTCATCGCACGAATAGCTGGCACGTGACGCGGCTGATGCTGAAGCAGCTTCTCAACCGAAAGTCACGCGCTGCGTGGAGGCGCAACGAAGAATTTCTGAATGAAGACCGGCTACCATCCATGCCGCCCGCGCACCCCTGGCTGGATGGACAGGACCGCGCGCTGTCCGGCACACGCGCGCATGTCCGCGCGATCATCGCAGCGAACGCGCACCTCGACGGTTATGGTCGACAGGAGATCGCCCCATCACTTTACCCGCTTCTCTCCCAACCCGTGGTTGAAGCCTGCCTAGCTGTCCCGACGTGGCTGTGGGTTGAGGGCGGCTATGATCGCGCCGTCGCACGCAACGCATTCAGCCGGTCGCTACCCGCAGCGATCGTCACACGCCGCACGAAAGGCTCGATGGATGCCTTTTGCGCGCGTATTTTCGATCAGCATCGGATGAGACTTCTACCATTTCTCCTTGACGGCCTACTTGCCAGCGCTGGCTTTCTCGATCGACCGGCGATTGAAGCTTATCTCACCCGGCCGTTCGGCAACCGCGACGATCGTTTCTACCACCTCCTGCCTATCGCTGATACCGAGGCGTGGGCGCGCGGCGTACAGGCCCGATCATCGTGA
- a CDS encoding MFS transporter — translation MTWRQWLAVVICLVLNALDGFDMLAITFAAPVIREAWQVTHEQIGIVIASSLVGMSLGSLFLSPLADVLGRRTMIIICLTIMAISMAMAPLSSDIATLSFWRLTTGLGIGALVGTITAMAYEYANMRWRNLAIGLMGVGYPVGGVLVAATSAALLPAHGWEAVLWIGAAATAAMIPLVFLIMPESIAFIMSKQGAGALADANAVLRQLGHRLATLVRDDGSSPTIRRLDIFSHTFLLTTATLTIAYSLHTMTTYFVLGWVPSIVVDIGHDPGTAALVSMWINIGGVVGGLAFGWFAGHFGLKLSTVPLLAGTMAAVAIFGDLTSGPTLKLTGFAIGFCMIGASVGLYALIAHLYPTALRATGTGVIIGIGRSGAAVGPVLAGVLMTAEVDKATIAILMATGSLVAAIAIWMLPTRPGADQRSGAVPCPAD, via the coding sequence ATGACCTGGCGCCAATGGCTGGCCGTCGTGATCTGCCTCGTGCTCAATGCTCTCGATGGTTTCGACATGCTTGCAATCACCTTCGCGGCGCCGGTGATCCGAGAGGCATGGCAGGTCACGCACGAGCAGATCGGAATCGTCATCGCGTCCAGTCTGGTCGGCATGTCTTTGGGATCGCTGTTCCTCTCGCCGCTGGCCGACGTCCTCGGTCGCCGGACGATGATCATCATCTGCCTGACGATCATGGCGATATCGATGGCGATGGCGCCGCTGTCGTCGGATATCGCAACGCTGTCCTTCTGGCGCCTGACGACGGGCCTCGGGATCGGCGCCTTGGTCGGCACTATTACGGCGATGGCCTATGAATATGCCAATATGCGCTGGCGTAATCTCGCGATCGGCCTGATGGGCGTCGGCTATCCCGTAGGCGGCGTCCTTGTCGCGGCAACATCGGCGGCGCTGCTGCCCGCTCATGGATGGGAAGCGGTTCTCTGGATCGGCGCGGCAGCGACAGCGGCGATGATCCCCCTCGTCTTCCTCATCATGCCCGAATCCATCGCGTTCATCATGTCTAAACAAGGTGCCGGCGCGCTCGCCGATGCCAATGCGGTACTGCGGCAACTCGGCCATCGGCTCGCGACGCTCGTCCGCGACGACGGGTCGAGCCCCACCATCAGGCGCCTCGACATTTTTTCGCACACTTTTCTCCTGACCACCGCGACGCTGACCATCGCCTATTCGCTGCACACGATGACCACATATTTCGTGCTCGGCTGGGTTCCCTCGATCGTGGTGGATATCGGGCACGATCCGGGCACGGCGGCGCTGGTTTCGATGTGGATCAATATCGGGGGCGTTGTCGGCGGCCTGGCCTTTGGCTGGTTCGCCGGGCATTTCGGCCTGAAGCTCTCGACGGTCCCGCTTCTGGCAGGAACGATGGCGGCGGTAGCGATATTCGGCGACCTGACGTCGGGGCCGACCCTCAAATTGACCGGCTTCGCAATCGGATTCTGCATGATCGGTGCTTCGGTCGGTCTGTATGCGTTGATCGCGCACCTGTATCCGACTGCGCTCCGCGCCACGGGAACGGGCGTCATCATCGGCATCGGGCGGTCGGGTGCTGCTGTCGGCCCTGTCCTTGCCGGTGTCCTCATGACGGCCGAAGTCGACAAGGCAACGATCGCCATCCTGATGGCGACCGGTTCGCTGGTGGCGGCCATTGCGATCTGGATGCTGCCGACGCGCCCCGGTGCCGATCAGCGCAGCGGAGCCGTACCATGTCCCGCCGACTAG
- a CDS encoding phytanoyl-CoA dioxygenase family protein, which produces MRSETIDAAAASLAGWSAKLARDGYCIIPDALPETQVRQLDAALRPSFAATPFCEGGFYGARTQRFGRLLARTPLAEAFVRHPLILGIAEAMLQPWCDRIQLNLTQAIAIHPGALPQLPHRDQDMWCGAVGETEYLVNVMWPFTDYRADNGATLIWPNSHGQAAVAAHREDEPVIAEMAPGSALLFLGSALHGAGGNTSREIRRGMVVSYCLGWLKPYENQWLAYPPEIARHFDPELAALVGYRQHRPNLGNFEGQCPSILLGDHIPACIGATDALRPDQQALVDAFVAEQRSER; this is translated from the coding sequence ATGCGCTCTGAGACGATCGATGCAGCCGCAGCCTCCCTTGCCGGCTGGTCTGCGAAGCTCGCACGCGACGGCTATTGCATCATCCCCGATGCGCTGCCCGAAACGCAGGTCCGGCAGCTCGACGCGGCGCTACGGCCGAGTTTCGCGGCGACGCCCTTTTGCGAGGGTGGTTTCTACGGTGCCCGCACCCAAAGGTTCGGGCGGCTGCTTGCAAGGACGCCGCTCGCCGAAGCGTTCGTCCGTCACCCGCTCATTCTCGGCATCGCCGAAGCGATGCTGCAACCCTGGTGCGATCGCATCCAGCTCAACCTCACCCAAGCGATCGCAATCCATCCCGGCGCGCTGCCCCAGCTTCCGCACCGGGACCAGGATATGTGGTGCGGCGCCGTCGGCGAGACCGAATATCTCGTCAATGTGATGTGGCCGTTCACCGACTATCGCGCCGACAATGGCGCGACGCTGATCTGGCCGAACAGCCATGGCCAGGCGGCGGTCGCCGCGCATCGAGAGGATGAACCGGTCATCGCCGAGATGGCGCCGGGATCCGCCCTCCTCTTCCTCGGCTCGGCGCTGCACGGCGCGGGCGGGAATACAAGCCGCGAAATCCGCCGCGGCATGGTCGTCAGCTACTGCCTCGGCTGGCTCAAGCCTTATGAGAACCAGTGGCTCGCCTACCCGCCCGAGATCGCGCGCCACTTCGACCCCGAGCTCGCCGCGCTCGTCGGCTATCGCCAGCACCGTCCCAACCTCGGAAATTTCGAAGGGCAATGCCCTTCGATCCTCCTCGGCGACCATATTCCAGCCTGCATCGGCGCAACCGACGCCTTGCGGCCCGACCAGCAGGCGCTCGTCGACGCCTTTGTCGCGGAGCAACGGAGCGAACGATGA
- a CDS encoding benenodin family lasso peptide, with the protein MEREHEELIDLGAASVETQGPDGQQLELSVIGKPFGIDNDD; encoded by the coding sequence ATGGAACGTGAACATGAAGAACTGATCGACCTCGGCGCGGCGAGCGTCGAGACGCAGGGACCCGACGGTCAGCAGCTCGAACTGTCGGTGATCGGCAAGCCGTTCGGCATCGACAACGACGACTGA
- a CDS encoding LuxR family transcriptional regulator, with protein MRDMRAEVEWFLDAIALARDVGALAMILGEMTSRMGFSHFALTHHVHILDAPNAGIRLHDYPEAWVDYFDTHRLGLSDPVHRASHRTSAGFRWNAMPDLIRMTPADHRLLELAHEHGLTDGFTVPANVVGEATGSCSFAIGPGRALPADALQWAQLAGIAAFEGARRIWLAGAVPPGPRPCLTDRQRDCLIWAARGKTAWESARILGISEETVVRHLKQARDRYGVEKQTSLLIRALFDGVISFSDIFWR; from the coding sequence ATGAGAGACATGCGTGCGGAGGTCGAGTGGTTCCTCGACGCGATCGCGCTGGCGCGCGATGTCGGCGCCCTTGCAATGATCCTCGGTGAAATGACGAGCCGGATGGGTTTCTCGCATTTCGCGCTCACCCATCATGTCCATATTCTCGATGCGCCGAACGCGGGAATCCGCCTTCATGATTATCCCGAGGCGTGGGTCGACTATTTCGACACGCATCGTCTCGGCCTGTCGGACCCGGTCCATCGCGCAAGCCATCGCACGAGCGCCGGGTTCCGCTGGAATGCGATGCCCGACCTTATCCGGATGACACCCGCCGATCACCGGTTGCTCGAACTCGCACACGAGCATGGGCTTACCGACGGCTTCACCGTTCCCGCCAATGTCGTCGGCGAAGCCACGGGTTCGTGCAGTTTCGCGATCGGTCCCGGCCGCGCCCTGCCGGCGGATGCGCTGCAGTGGGCGCAGCTTGCGGGCATCGCCGCCTTCGAGGGCGCGCGGCGTATCTGGCTCGCCGGCGCCGTGCCACCCGGACCGCGGCCGTGCCTCACCGACCGGCAACGCGACTGCCTCATCTGGGCGGCGCGCGGCAAGACCGCTTGGGAAAGCGCGCGCATCCTTGGGATCAGCGAAGAGACGGTGGTGCGCCATCTCAAGCAGGCCCGCGACAGATATGGAGTCGAGAAGCAGACATCGTTGCTGATTCGTGCCCTGTTCGATGGAGTTATCAGCTTCTCCGACATCTTCTGGCGTTGA
- a CDS encoding GntR family transcriptional regulator — translation MNAGVTSERVYDALKARLLGGEVPPGERLEPKKLAALLTSSVSPIRDALHRLAGEHIVEMRTSEGFQLPLVTEPALRELIQWNGELLRIALRRWPVTPSQLIELPLTEDYAACLRTLFGLIAARSGRAEIARQVEAASDRLTASRIAESKILSDPRGDLADIAAVIETGDPRSIARHIAVYHRQRMALVPPIVEAIYRRG, via the coding sequence ATGAATGCCGGCGTGACGTCGGAGCGCGTCTATGACGCGCTCAAGGCCCGATTGCTTGGCGGCGAGGTGCCGCCCGGCGAGCGGCTCGAACCCAAGAAGCTCGCCGCGCTGCTTACAAGCAGCGTGTCGCCGATCCGCGATGCGCTGCACCGGCTCGCGGGCGAGCATATCGTCGAGATGCGTACCTCCGAGGGATTTCAGCTCCCGCTCGTCACCGAGCCCGCCTTGCGCGAGCTCATCCAGTGGAACGGCGAGTTGCTGCGCATCGCGCTACGGCGCTGGCCCGTCACACCCTCCCAGTTAATCGAACTTCCGCTAACCGAAGATTATGCCGCTTGCCTGCGGACGCTTTTCGGCCTCATCGCTGCGCGTTCGGGCCGCGCCGAAATTGCCCGCCAGGTCGAGGCGGCGAGCGACCGGCTGACGGCCTCTCGCATTGCCGAGAGCAAGATCCTCTCCGATCCCCGGGGGGATCTCGCCGATATCGCCGCTGTGATCGAAACCGGCGATCCGCGATCGATCGCGCGCCATATTGCTGTCTATCACCGGCAGCGCATGGCGCTCGTCCCCCCGATTGTCGAGGCCATCTACCGCCGCGGATAA
- a CDS encoding aromatic ring-hydroxylating dioxygenase subunit alpha, translating into MFIENAWYVGAWPEELQFGNLLSRRILGQQILFYRQADGTATALIDECCHRKAPLSVGVQEADNVRCMYHGLVFAPDGRCVEIPGQDVISPRIRVRSYPVVEQDGYIWIWMGEPERAKTEDIIPRPWQASSEWAWKPGYVHVGADYRLIMDNLLDFSHLSFVHQNSFGGSRSMANTQAKIERIDGGIRIKRQYPSDPVPPYISRLAPTLEGPVDRWQTYEWRTLGNLLDLDSGFAPAGKGALDGVDVPGALRFHSIQSLTPETETSTHYFWSYTRNFDLDNEALSDKILDETYAGLEEDKVMIEAQQQVVLRTGDHDLMALSMDAGVVQGRNMLKRALAEDRGAAAA; encoded by the coding sequence ATGTTCATCGAAAATGCATGGTATGTCGGGGCATGGCCTGAAGAGCTGCAGTTCGGCAATCTTCTATCGCGACGGATTCTGGGCCAGCAGATATTATTCTATCGCCAGGCCGACGGGACGGCCACCGCGTTGATCGATGAATGTTGTCACCGCAAGGCTCCGCTGTCGGTCGGGGTGCAGGAGGCCGACAATGTTCGCTGCATGTATCATGGCCTGGTTTTTGCGCCCGACGGCCGCTGCGTGGAAATACCCGGGCAGGACGTCATCAGTCCACGGATCCGGGTGCGCAGCTATCCTGTCGTTGAACAGGACGGCTATATCTGGATATGGATGGGAGAACCCGAACGCGCAAAAACAGAAGATATCATACCGCGCCCCTGGCAGGCGAGCAGCGAATGGGCATGGAAGCCGGGATATGTCCATGTCGGCGCCGATTATCGCCTGATCATGGACAATCTGCTCGACTTTTCGCACCTCTCCTTCGTTCACCAGAACAGTTTCGGCGGTTCGCGCAGCATGGCGAACACGCAGGCGAAGATCGAGCGCATCGACGGCGGCATTCGTATCAAGCGGCAATATCCTTCGGACCCGGTTCCGCCCTATATCTCCCGGCTCGCTCCCACGCTCGAAGGGCCAGTGGATCGCTGGCAGACATATGAATGGCGCACGCTGGGCAATCTGCTCGATCTCGATTCCGGCTTTGCTCCGGCAGGAAAGGGCGCGCTCGACGGAGTCGATGTGCCGGGAGCGCTGCGTTTCCACAGCATCCAGTCGCTCACACCCGAAACCGAGACCTCAACGCACTATTTCTGGAGCTACACGCGCAACTTCGATCTCGATAACGAGGCGCTCAGCGACAAGATACTCGACGAAACCTACGCGGGTCTGGAAGAAGACAAGGTGATGATCGAGGCGCAACAGCAAGTCGTCCTGCGTACCGGCGATCATGACCTGATGGCACTATCCATGGATGCGGGCGTTGTCCAAGGTCGCAACATGCTGAAAAGGGCTCTCGCGGAGGATCGCGGCGCGGCAGCGGCCTAA
- a CDS encoding lasso peptide biosynthesis B2 protein, which produces MLEMEQFSLRPGISHQSFDDGAIILDLHRDRYWRVDSRAAFVLDWICGDTARAPHPEAVEQLCSLGLIERSRGDTANSKPTLPQGRSSAMEQPGQSVHARVRDILEVLTLLVTARIIVRRTGVRGVADEVRRVRAANPRPPAEDLDLLVQRFHASRSMIPLAAKCLPDTLAFVRYVARRGHFPHVVFGVVPMPFAAHCWSQSGDRILNDAVGHTRAFAPILVL; this is translated from the coding sequence ATGCTTGAGATGGAGCAGTTCAGCCTTCGACCCGGGATCTCCCATCAAAGCTTCGACGACGGCGCGATCATTCTCGATCTCCATCGCGACCGATACTGGCGCGTCGATAGCAGGGCCGCGTTCGTGCTCGACTGGATATGCGGGGACACGGCGCGAGCACCCCATCCGGAGGCGGTCGAGCAGCTTTGCAGTCTTGGCCTGATTGAGCGGTCGCGGGGAGACACAGCAAATTCGAAACCGACATTGCCGCAGGGACGGAGCAGCGCAATGGAACAACCGGGCCAGAGCGTGCATGCGCGCGTTCGAGATATTCTCGAAGTGCTGACCTTGCTCGTCACCGCACGCATAATCGTCCGCCGAACGGGCGTTCGCGGGGTGGCCGATGAGGTGCGCAGGGTGCGCGCCGCAAACCCTCGCCCGCCTGCGGAGGATCTCGATCTTCTGGTTCAGCGATTTCACGCAAGCCGCAGCATGATTCCACTCGCCGCCAAATGCCTGCCCGATACTCTCGCCTTTGTCAGATATGTGGCCCGACGCGGGCATTTTCCTCACGTCGTCTTCGGTGTCGTGCCGATGCCCTTCGCCGCACACTGCTGGTCGCAAAGCGGTGACCGGATTCTGAACGACGCGGTCGGCCATACACGCGCCTTCGCGCCGATACTCGTGCTGTGA
- a CDS encoding DUF2285 domain-containing protein, whose protein sequence is MAATGQGAWPGACSFAEDPSRAAPDARVVWDAGIDLDTLRVAALPVDPRHADRFDHDRFARWLYVVTDPEGREHAVLSDGYRRIRIDVEEGSLADGRPVLLRYLLSGSVGRDTDARLLPLRRAAGLFRTGRFLPALFPVERRIERLIDVLRVADALKAGASQRDIACALFGDERISLDWRAASDSLRSRVRRLVREARRMAAGGYRNLLGGHGLDE, encoded by the coding sequence ATGGCTGCGACCGGCCAGGGCGCCTGGCCTGGGGCTTGCTCTTTCGCCGAAGATCCCTCGCGGGCGGCACCCGATGCGCGGGTCGTGTGGGATGCAGGTATCGATCTCGATACATTGCGCGTCGCAGCTCTGCCGGTCGACCCGCGGCATGCCGACCGGTTCGATCACGACCGGTTCGCGCGCTGGCTCTACGTCGTCACCGATCCCGAGGGGCGTGAGCATGCGGTTCTTTCCGATGGCTACCGGCGCATTCGCATCGATGTCGAAGAGGGAAGCCTGGCGGACGGCCGCCCGGTACTGCTTCGCTATCTGCTTTCCGGTTCGGTCGGCCGCGACACGGATGCTCGGCTGCTTCCGCTTCGCCGGGCCGCCGGGCTGTTCCGGACCGGCCGCTTCCTGCCCGCGCTCTTTCCCGTCGAGCGCCGGATCGAGAGACTGATCGATGTTCTGAGAGTCGCGGACGCCCTCAAGGCCGGTGCATCGCAGCGTGACATTGCATGCGCCCTGTTCGGAGACGAGCGGATATCATTGGACTGGCGGGCGGCATCGGATTCGCTGCGTTCGCGGGTGAGACGGCTTGTCCGCGAGGCGCGGCGCATGGCAGCGGGCGGCTATCGGAATCTGTTAGGAGGCCATGGCCTGGATGAATGA
- a CDS encoding acyl-homoserine-lactone synthase, translating to MLHLPDADCSASEDDVLRAMFVARKQVFVDLLRWDVPVLDGRFEIDQFDDEHAIYIVVTDRAGRHLASARLLPTTRPHILADLYASLCDGDVPRGPRTYEVTRFCLDRHIDARARRRARDRLVMGLAEFGLAEGITLYTGVAEAGWLEQIRAFGWRAWPLGAPQRIDGRQLGALAIAIDRDTPRLLAEAGIGGSATPAWEPVHAL from the coding sequence ATGCTGCATCTGCCTGACGCCGACTGTTCCGCCAGCGAAGACGATGTGTTGCGTGCGATGTTCGTGGCGCGCAAGCAAGTGTTCGTCGATCTGCTCCGCTGGGACGTGCCGGTCCTCGACGGACGGTTCGAGATCGACCAGTTCGACGACGAACATGCCATCTACATCGTCGTGACCGACCGGGCCGGCCGCCATCTCGCCTCGGCGCGATTGCTGCCAACGACACGGCCGCATATCCTCGCCGATCTCTATGCGTCGCTGTGCGACGGCGATGTGCCACGCGGGCCGCGCACATACGAGGTCACGCGCTTCTGCCTCGATCGGCATATCGATGCGCGGGCAAGGCGCCGGGCGCGCGACCGGCTGGTCATGGGACTTGCCGAGTTCGGGCTCGCGGAAGGCATCACGCTCTATACCGGCGTCGCTGAGGCTGGCTGGCTGGAGCAGATACGGGCCTTCGGCTGGCGCGCCTGGCCGTTGGGCGCTCCGCAACGGATCGACGGACGCCAATTGGGAGCGCTGGCGATCGCAATCGATCGCGACACGCCGCGCCTGCTGGCCGAGGCCGGGATCGGCGGGTCCGCCACCCCGGCGTGGGAGCCGGTTCATGCGCTCTGA